In the genome of Acidobacteriota bacterium, the window AGTTCCCTCAACGCCCGCCCACAACAGGACAGTGGCAGCCACCAAGAGTCCCAAAAAGAGCGTTGCAATGCGCATAAGAGCCTTTCCGCGAAGTCCCGAGCATAGCCCAGCAGGTTTGCAGCGGTCCAGAGAATTCTGGTACCTGTCACGCCAAGTTGGCAGGATGGTTCAAGATGATCGGCGAAAGGGGCAAGAACTAACGAGCGGCTCCATACCGCCGAGAGCAGGCAGGACTTTGAGCGTGGCCACTCGGTGTGTGAAGCTGTTGGCCACTTGCCATAGCTGGAAGCCGACAGGATTTCCAGGCAACGATGCCGTCCCCACGCCTGTCCAGGCAAATCTTTCCCTAGGGAATTATCTCCTGGCGGCAGGCGGAAGAAGGCCAATCGGCTGCATTACCCCGCCCCAGCGACTGGCATGAGACTTGCTTCAGCTCTAAGAGAAGTGAAAACAGGCGCAACGCCTGAAAATAGAACGGCATAAGGAGCGATTTCATGTCAGTCGCAAAGATTACCGAAATCAGCGCACAATCAAACAAGAGCTTCGAAGACGCCATCCAGAAAGGCATCGCACGGGCTTCAAAGACGCTCAAGAACATTAAGAGCGCTTGGATCAACGA includes:
- a CDS encoding dodecin family protein gives rise to the protein MSVAKITEISAQSNKSFEDAIQKGIARASKTLKNIKSAWINEQSVDVNGGRIESWRVNMKVTFVLDE